Proteins encoded together in one Deltaproteobacteria bacterium window:
- a CDS encoding PRC-barrel domain-containing protein: protein MKTKKTDNSLKTHRKKLFMACLFLTCVFVWTGASFSQQDTSRDPAGESAEKKIEGNRTTDQGAGPDAQISTGTYPLIGRDLITRRGKNVGEVENVIVNYDGQVEKVIVDVGGFLGLGEKRVAIPLDTLRLSKWNEAVYQGTEEELEEMDEYESPERRLAWQRARYPYGRPYATRWHDPYWTRRYDPYTPGGYGREGGPYGWDGPMYDRERCPYSEDYGYRCPPGRRDRDEPRWHRYERKTHGRRGGPDSYRYGREQGDTGPGRMDRSRFRISDLMDQTVTNPQGEEIGKVEDVIISENGQKVQAVISVGGFMGLGDKKISVPLEELSRREGKVICNLCKAEIEREPGYTSTPDENVDRGGGQEKK from the coding sequence ATGAAAACCAAAAAAACGGATAACTCACTTAAAACCCATCGTAAAAAGCTATTTATGGCCTGTCTGTTCCTGACTTGCGTTTTTGTCTGGACCGGCGCTTCATTTTCACAGCAGGATACTTCCCGCGATCCGGCAGGCGAATCTGCCGAAAAGAAGATCGAGGGAAACAGGACCACGGATCAAGGCGCCGGACCAGACGCCCAGATATCGACAGGCACTTATCCCCTCATCGGCCGCGATCTCATCACCCGCCGTGGCAAGAATGTCGGAGAGGTGGAGAATGTGATCGTCAACTATGACGGCCAAGTGGAGAAGGTCATCGTGGATGTGGGCGGTTTTCTGGGCCTGGGGGAAAAGAGAGTCGCTATCCCTCTGGATACGCTGCGGTTGAGTAAATGGAATGAGGCAGTCTATCAGGGAACGGAAGAGGAGCTTGAAGAGATGGACGAATATGAATCGCCGGAGCGGCGGTTGGCCTGGCAGCGTGCCCGGTATCCATACGGAAGACCCTACGCTACCCGATGGCACGATCCTTACTGGACCCGGCGGTACGATCCGTACACTCCGGGGGGATATGGTAGAGAAGGCGGACCTTACGGTTGGGATGGCCCCATGTATGATCGGGAACGGTGCCCCTATTCAGAGGATTACGGGTATCGCTGCCCCCCCGGACGGCGAGACCGGGACGAACCTCGCTGGCACAGGTACGAGCGAAAGACCCATGGTCGCAGAGGGGGTCCGGATTCATACCGGTACGGCAGGGAGCAGGGAGATACGGGTCCCGGTCGGATGGACAGGTCCCGCTTTAGGATCAGCGATCTCATGGACCAGACCGTCACTAACCCTCAGGGCGAAGAGATCGGCAAGGTGGAGGATGTCATTATCAGCGAAAACGGACAGAAGGTGCAGGCCGTTATCTCTGTTGGCGGGTTTATGGGACTCGGGGACAAGAAAATTTCGGTTCCCTTGGAAGAATTGAGCCGTAGAGAGGGGAAAGTGATCTGCAATCTCTGTAAAGCCGAAATCGAACGAGAGCCCGGTTACACGTCCACACCAGATGAAAACGTGGACAGAGGGGGCGGGCAAGAAAAGAAATAG
- a CDS encoding polysaccharide biosynthesis C-terminal domain-containing protein, with protein sequence MKIESCPAPLRERITGEGPLTPVILRLAGPVILMMYLQGAYNIIDTIWVGRLLGKIALAGIAAGGFVLWSLFGLSNLVAVGSAAMVARRIGESDLEQAETVATRSLAYSFGLAVAIGSVLWFLTPFLFQIMGTGWEVTAQGSEYLRMILLGCPLIFLSFQIFRTFQAAGDTVTPMWLMSISLVVNTALDPVLMLGAGGLPAMGLKGAALATVLSRLLFVVLGLRLLWKRERLGSGGLSDCRAGHWVRGLLPTVSEGVIGIRSQMWMGWDWKLLFSIIRIGLPEAVSQTLFPAVYMVMTRLPASYGARYVAALRIGHTVEGVSFFLAMGFAIAAATCIGQNLGAEKPERADRAGWIAAGVVAAILLIFSGCFFLFSHRIAAIFSDDPGTVQAGAAYLEILAVSQAFMGIEIVLGGAFSGAGDTIPPMAIFVPLNLARIPLAYLLTGPAGLGVNGVWWAISGSTILKGLAISYWFARGRWKEKKV encoded by the coding sequence ATGAAAATTGAATCCTGCCCCGCTCCCCTCAGGGAAAGGATCACCGGCGAAGGCCCGCTGACCCCGGTGATCCTTCGTCTGGCCGGTCCGGTCATTCTGATGATGTACCTCCAGGGGGCGTATAACATCATCGACACCATTTGGGTAGGGCGATTGCTGGGGAAAATTGCCCTCGCAGGGATCGCCGCCGGGGGCTTTGTCCTGTGGTCCCTGTTCGGCCTGTCCAACCTGGTCGCCGTAGGCAGCGCTGCCATGGTCGCCAGACGGATCGGCGAATCAGATTTGGAACAGGCGGAGACCGTGGCCACCCGAAGCCTGGCCTATTCATTCGGGTTGGCTGTGGCCATCGGATCTGTCCTCTGGTTCCTTACGCCGTTTCTCTTCCAGATAATGGGGACAGGATGGGAGGTTACCGCACAGGGATCCGAGTATCTCCGGATGATCCTGCTGGGGTGCCCTCTGATCTTTCTCTCTTTCCAGATTTTTAGGACCTTTCAGGCGGCGGGCGATACGGTCACTCCCATGTGGCTTATGTCCATTTCGCTGGTTGTCAATACGGCCCTGGATCCGGTGCTTATGCTCGGTGCAGGCGGTCTTCCGGCCATGGGACTCAAGGGAGCGGCGCTCGCCACGGTTCTTTCGCGGCTCTTGTTCGTGGTCCTGGGACTTCGGCTTCTATGGAAAAGGGAACGGCTGGGGTCGGGCGGTCTGTCCGATTGCCGGGCCGGACATTGGGTTCGAGGTCTTTTGCCCACCGTATCTGAAGGCGTCATAGGAATCCGATCGCAGATGTGGATGGGGTGGGACTGGAAATTGTTGTTCAGTATTATTCGGATCGGTCTTCCGGAAGCCGTCAGCCAGACGCTTTTTCCAGCTGTTTACATGGTGATGACGCGCCTTCCCGCCTCCTATGGTGCGCGTTATGTCGCTGCGCTTCGGATCGGTCACACGGTGGAAGGGGTGAGTTTCTTCCTTGCCATGGGATTCGCCATAGCCGCAGCCACCTGCATCGGTCAGAATCTGGGGGCTGAAAAACCGGAACGGGCGGATCGAGCCGGCTGGATCGCCGCCGGGGTGGTTGCGGCCATACTGCTTATCTTTTCCGGATGCTTTTTCCTCTTTTCCCACAGAATTGCCGCGATTTTCTCCGATGACCCGGGGACGGTCCAGGCGGGCGCCGCCTATCTGGAGATTCTGGCGGTGAGCCAGGCGTTCATGGGGATCGAAATCGTTCTGGGGGGCGCCTTCAGCGGGGCAGGAGACACCATCCCTCCCATGGCCATATTCGTGCCCCTCAACCTGGCGAGAATCCCCCTGGCCTATTTGCTCACCGGTCCCGCGGGCCTGGGGGTAAACGGGGTCTGGTGGGCCATCTCCGGTTCCACCATCTTGAAGGGGCTCGCCATTTCCTACTGGTTTGCCCGGGGTCGATGGAAAGAGAAAAAGGTGTGA